The genomic window TATCATTCTTCATGTCCGATCCAGACATTTTATCGAACTGTTTGAAGGCCGCGGTTTTTGATTTTTCGGAAATGAGGGAAGAGCGTTTTACTCGCACACGGGTTTTACGATTTTTTAATCCCTCGTCATATTTTTTCTTGTCTTCATGTGAAATATTTAAGACCATGGTTCCTCACCGTAATAATGTAAAAAACTGACACTAAACCAATACAACTTTTATAAAGTAAGCCTTTTGGCTTCAATATGGTATTAAAAAATCATGTCTGTTGAAACTATAAATATTTTTTTGAATGACCCTACTCTTTCACGCCAGGAAATTCAATCGCGACTTGACGAGATTGATCATTTTGAAATAGCCCGCCGTTTCCACGAATTCTCCCAAGAAGACAAAATCCGTATTTTCCACCTGCTGGAAAGTGATATAAAACGCCAGGAGTTGCTTTATGAAACCGATCGGGACAGTCGTCTGGAAATTCTACAATCCCTGGACCCTGACTATCTGGCCAAATTGCTCGGAGACATGCCGGAGGATGAAGCCACGGACCTTCTCATGGAGCATCCTGAGGAAACCCGGGATGAAATTCTGGAGAAAATTCCGCTCCGAGAAGCCAATGTCATAAAAGATTTGATCTCCTACGGGGAGGAAACTGCGGGGGGATTGATGGAAACCTCCTTCCACGGAGTTTATGAGGAGCAAACCGCCGCAGATATCCTGATGCAACTCAAGCGGAACCGAGGTCAGGAAGCGGCGCCTTACTTTTATGTCCTGAGCAGGAAAAAAGAGTTATTGGGGTATTTTAAATTACTGGACCTGTTGAATGTTCCTGCAATCGCCCATCCCACAGAGTTTATGAGAAAAGAGACTCCCAAGGTCCTGTTAACGGACCCCTGCGACAAGGTGGCAAATATGATGGACCATGAGCACTTAAGCTCCATACCTGTGGTCAATGAAAAAAATGTGATTCAGGGTGTGGTGACCTTCGATGACGTCATTCGCTCTATTCAGGATATTGCCAGCGAAGACATATTCACCATGGTGGGTACGGCTAAAATGGACCCGTTTGCCAGGAAAATCGGCAAAAAAATCTGGACCCGGGCTCCCTGGTTATTCACCACATTCTTAGGAGGGCTGTTCAGCGCTTTTATTATGAGCAGCTATCAGCACTCGCTTGTAGAATTTTCAACGATCATCCTGTTCATTCCTTTTGTGATCGGCCTATCAGGAAACGTAGCGATCCAGGGGGCGACGGTTATTGTCCGTGGAATGGCCACCGGAGATATCCAGGAAGACAATCTCAAACGCGTGGTGCGTAGCGAACTGGCCGTTGGATGTATTAACGGGCTTATCTTCGGGGTGCTGTGCGGAGTGGTATTAACCGCCTCTTCCCGGACATTGATCCAGATCAGTCCCCTCCTGGGTCTCACGGTAGGGTTGGGAATCATTATGGCAGTGAGTCTATCCAGCCTGCTGGGGTCTTTAACGCCCATCTTCTTTTTAAAGGCGGGAATTGATCCCGCCATCAGCACCGGGCCGATGGTCATTGTTTTAAATGATATTCTGGGCCTGACCATTTACCTGGCAACCGCAAGCGTGTTTTTCTCTCTGGTCTGAGCAATTATCCCTGGGGGTCAGGAACTTCTATCTCAATCAGAGGGGTATCTATCTCCACATAATCTCCTTCGGAGACATAAAACTCTTTGATGATCCCTTCCATTTCCGACAAAAGGGTAAAATAACCTTCAGCGGTGATTTCAGCCACAGCCGTTCCCTTGACCACTTTATCTCCCTGACGAACCAGGTACTTGTCAATTTTCCCGGAAGTCATGGTCGGGTACATGGGTGACATGAGAATATAATCCAACATAAACTACTCCAACATAAGAATTTATTGAAAATGGAAAAAGCGGTGGCCACTATTAAAAGAAATCTCTGCTTTTTTAAAATTCAACGGTATTATAATCAATCCAGATGAAATCCTTCCCCTAAATTGAGGCAACCTGTGAAACTGCAAATCGGAGACGTCCTGTTTGAACCCATGTCAAGAAATACCGGGGAAATCACCCAGATCACTCCCCATCCCGATGGGAAAATAGTAAAGATTCGCTGGCGTCCAGAAGATCATCTACCCCACGACTCGGAACACTTCCATAAAAAAGTGGTCCGATGTATCAAAAACGGGGAGTATGAACATACGCCTATATCAACGGTTGACGAATCGTAAACCTACCGCAGCTTATTTTTTATACACTGTATGAGAAGGCCTTCCCGCAAGAATGTTCTCTTTTCCCCAGTTGACGACGTTCTTAAATTTTTCCGACTGAATAAACCCGTTAAACGCTTCTTCCGAACTCCAGTCGGAAACGATGAGATACGATTGCGGATCATTAATGTCCTTATACAAAAATGATTCGGAATGCCCTTCCATCTCGTTCATAACTTTTAAGACATTGGTAAAAGCATCCTCGAATACTTTTTCCTTGCCGGGAATCATTTTATAATTCATTCCAATGGTGACCATAGTATAAATATCCTTTCGTAAGATCGAGCAAACTGTTTATTAGCTTTTGGGAGCCGGATCAGGCAATGAGTTGTAATTGATCACAATCATTATCCGGTTGCATGATTATATTTTCCAAATGAAACATTTCTTTCAGTTTTTGTAAATTTTCACGTTTGTGGCCGATATAAATGGATGTTGACCGGGATGGGAATTTGAATTTAACCGTATCGGTCAATCCATCAAACCCTTTTATTTGTTCGATCATTTCATCCAGGCCAATGCGACAATCCACCAGATAACGCAAAGAAGGATGATAAGGCCCATCCACATAATTTTCAAGCATGGAAGGGTCGGGGTGCAGTCCCATGCGAATTACGGAAATTTCATTTTGCCGGTACTTTATGACCGCCGTCTTGAGATTTTCAAGCGTACGTTCCAAACTCCAGGGAACGAACTTGCCCTCTTCATACATCTGAAATAATTCTGTGTGGCGAATCACCAGTGTGGGATACAAACGCACAAAATCCGGGTTCAAGTTGAGAGTGTCATCCACGGATTTTTGAAAGGTTTGATCCGTGTCCCCCGGTAGTCCCGGCATCAATTGCAGTCCCAGCCGAAAGCCATTCTTTTTGATCAATTCAGCGGCGGACACAATAGTTTCCAGGGTACAGGGTCGCCCGGAATGCTGAAGAACGTTTTGATCGGTGGATTGTATCCCAAGTTCTATCGTTTTGACATCGTACTTCTTCAACAGCGCCAATCGATCGTCATCAATAAATAGCGGGTGCGTGGACAAACGAATGGAACTCACTAACCCCTGCTGAATCCAGGGGGCGACCAGATCCAGTAAACTCTCCTGCCTTTGAGGTGGCAACCCGGTAAAACTGCCTCCGTAAAACGCAACCTCCCGATTGAGCGGAAGCTCGCTCAACGCTTTATTGCCCAAATACGTATTAAGCGTATCGAGCACCTTCTTTTCATCGGCCTTTTCATGACTTCCCGTAATGTCCGTCTGGTTGCAAAAGACACAACGGTACGGGCACCCCAAATGAGGGATGAACACCGGCAGGATCATGTGGGTTTTGGTTTTCATGTCGCAGTTAAATCAATTAAATTAGCGATTACTTCCAACCCTGGCACTCTTCATTCCTCTCTAACGAATTTTTATATTTATTCTTCCATCATTTGCTAACGCTAAAAGAAAAAAGACGAACTCGTCACCGCGAGCCGCTAAATTGGCACGGACGTTATAATATTCCCAAGCCTTCATGCCCCGAAGGGGTATGTGATATTTCACCTTTGCCTTCATGCCCCGAAGGGGTAAATCCAGAGTCCTTTGTGGTTTTCTGAATTTCTTCGCTACGCTCGTAATGACGACCTAAAATCTCTGCTAATTTTTTTCTAATAATACTCCTCAGTCACAAACAATTCCATCTCCTGTGCCTGTGTATAAAACTCAGGATCGCGGATGATTTTGTTTTTTACTGCCTGAGCGGCGGAATTTTTCATCAGGAAGGGAATGCCTGAGGCCAGGAGAAACAGCACCAAGCCCCACCAGGAAAACCCAATCTCCACCGGGCTCAGGGCAAATTGAACCTTCGTCATGATAAATATTCCGAGGCTTGCCAGCATGAGGGCAAAAGATCCCCTAATAATCAGAGACAGTTTTTTACCCTTACCCAAATGGCCTTTCCAGACCGTCACGAATGCTTTCTTATCATCGACGACGATTTTGACATTGCCCGTGAACCATAATTTATCAAATTCTGCTCTGTCCATAGGTTCCCCAAAAAGCAAAAGCTCCTGAACGTACCGGAGCTTTAAACCATCCTGCAACAATTATTTTTAATATCCTGTCAACCCGCTGATATTCCAGTGCCAATCTCAGTCAGTTCAAAATGATTTGATCGACTTCGAGATTACGTTCGGCAACGTAGGTATGGTTGGCGCCATTGTGAACGCGAACATGATACCAGGGCTGATCCTTGGGGGGTCGGCTTTTGGCCATTTTATCGTACCATTCATCTGTATTTTTAAACTCCAGGTCCACGCCTACAATGATTCCCCTGTAGTCAAAATGTTTGTGATGAATGAGGTGCCCAATACAAAATTTAGCTTTTGTTGCGCTCATGGAAATTAATCTCCTATCCTCTCAGTTCAGATGCGAAATCAATTCATTGTTTATGGTATTTATCTAAAGCCATTTTGGCGGCGGCCTGCTCGGCTTCTTTTTTACTTCGCCCCATTCCTTTTCCCATATTTTCATCTTTTGCGGAAACAATAATTTCAAACTGTTTTTCATGGTCCGGACCGGTTTCACGAAGTACTTTGTAAATGGGAATACAAAAAAACTTATTCTGGGTGTATTCCTGCAAGTCACTTTTGTAATCCCGGGACTCCCGGTTGTCGATAAACTTAGTTATTTCATTTTTTATTTGCGGAAGCAGTACACTCGCCGCTGTCTCCAAATTGCTGTCACAATAAATGGCCCCAGCAACGGCTTCATAGGCATTTGCCAGAAGGGATGCTTTATTTCTCCCGCCCGACATTTCCTCTCCTCTTCCCAAAAGCAGGAAGGCGCCCAAATCCAATTTTCGGGCTAAACCGGCCAGACAGGTTTCATTAACAACGGCGGCTCTGATTTTTGAAAGGGTTCCTTCTCTGTAATCGCTGTATTTGCGAACCAGATAATCGCTGACAACCAGGTCGAGAACGGAGTCGCCAAGAAATTCAAATCGTTCGTTATGCTTGAGACTTTCACCCGTTTCGTTGACGTAGGATTTATGGGTGATCGCTTTGTTTAAAAGTTTGATTTCCTTGAAAGTGTAACCAAGGGCTTTCTGAAGTTTTGCCAATGCTTCCATTGCAAACGTAAATCCCGGTAAAAATTAATTCAACCACTTCTTGAAAATTAAAACTCCGTTGGTACCGCCAAAACCGAAGGAATTGGACAGAGCATATTTAATATCTTTCTCTCGCGCCTGGTTGGGCACATAATCCAAGTCACACAGAGGATCCGGGGTTGTGTGGTTTATGGTAGGCGGAAGAATGCCGTGTTTTAATGCCATGAGAGAAAAAATCGCTTCGACCCCTCCTGCCGCGCCTAAAAGGTGTCCGGTCATGGATTTCGTTGAACTGACAGCCAACTTATGGACATCTTTACCAAATACGCTTTTAATCGCCGTGGTTTCAGTCGCATCTGCGGCGGTAGAGGTTCCATGAGCGTTGACATAACCGATGTCCTCCTTGTTGATGCCACCGTTTTTTATAGCCAGTTCCATGCAGCGGGCAGCGCCCTTCCCTTCTGGATCGGTCGCGGTGATATGATACGCATCGCTGTTGAGTCCGTAACCTGCGATCTCACCGTAAATTTTTGCGCCTCTTTTCTTAGCGGCTTCTAATTCTTCTAAGATAACAACACCACAGCCTTCTCCCATCACAAATCCATCGCGGTCACGCTCGAAGGGACGGCTGGCGCCTTGCGGATCCTCATTGCGGGTGGAAAGTGCTTTGGCCGCACTGAACCCTCCCACTCCAAGAGGGGTGATGACGGATTCCGTTCCTCCGGCAATCATGACATCCACGTCCCCATACTGTATCATTCTAGCGGCCTCACCGATGGAATGGGTTCCAGTGGCACAAGCCGTCACAATACATGTGTTGGGCCCTTTGGTGCCAAAATGGATCGAAATCTGGCCAGAAGCCAGGTTGGAGATCAACATGGGAATGAAAAATGGGGTGATTTTTTTTACCCCTTTTTCTTTGTAGATATCGTGGTACTTCTCGATGGCAGGCAAACCACACATTCCGACCCCGACAAGAACTCCGATTCTTTCTGAGTTTTCTTCCGTGACTTCGAAACCCGAGTCCGCCATGGCCTCTTGGCTACAGACCAGGGCATAATGGATAAAGGTATCCATTTTCTTTACATCTTTATGATTGATGTAATCCTCAGGGTCGAAACCCTTGACCTCGCCGGCAATCTTGACGGGAAAAGATTCCGTATCAAACTTGGTGATCAGACCCACGCCTGATTTCCCCTCGGTCACCGCCGCCCAGTTTTTCTCAAGCCCAATTCCCAAAGGGGAGATGATCCCAATCCCAGTCACTACAACGCGTTTTTTCATGAGGCCAAATAAATTAGAATTGATTAAATCAGTTGGTGTGGTTTTTTATATAATCAATGGCATTCTTAACGGAGGCGATTTTTTCCGCTTCCTCATCAGGAATCTCGATATCAAATTCCTCTTCAAGAGCCATCACTAACTCGACGGTATCCAGGGAATCGGCCCCAAGATCATCAATAAACGATGCATCCAGGGAAACTTGTTTTTCATCCACACCTAATTGGTCAACAATTATCTCTTTAACTTTATCTTCAACTGACATAACGTTAAAACTCCTAAAAATTATTACATCAACATGCCGCCATTGACATTTATAACCTGACCGGTAATATAACTAGCCCGGTCGGACACAAGAAACCCTACACAACGTGCTACGTCCTGGGGCAACCCCAATCTTGCCAGGGGGATTTGATTGATGAGTTCCTGTTTCACTTTTTCATCAAGCACCCTGGTCATTTCGGTATCAATAAAACCCGGAGCCACCGCGTTCGCTCTTATCCCGCGGGCAGCAGATTCGCGGGCAGTGGTTTTGGTCAACCCGATCAATCCAGCTTTGGAAGCGGAATAATTCGCCTGACCAAAATTCCCCATCACACCCACTATGGAAGCAATATTAACAATGGCTCCCTGTTTTGCCTTCATCATTTGCTTAACCGCCTGCTGACTGCAAAGAAAACTTCCTTTAAGGTTTATGGACAGAACCAGATCCCAGTCGGCTTCCTTCATTCGCACCATCAAGCCATCGCGGGTGATGCCCGCATTGTTTACCAGAATATCCAAAGGTTTGTGCTCCTTGGTAATGGAAGCAAAAACCTCCTGGACTTCATGGGCATTGGAAACATCCAACCGGACCGCCGATGCTTTCCCACCGGTTTTTATAATTTCATCAGCGGAT from Nitrospinota bacterium includes these protein-coding regions:
- the mgtE gene encoding magnesium transporter → MSVETINIFLNDPTLSRQEIQSRLDEIDHFEIARRFHEFSQEDKIRIFHLLESDIKRQELLYETDRDSRLEILQSLDPDYLAKLLGDMPEDEATDLLMEHPEETRDEILEKIPLREANVIKDLISYGEETAGGLMETSFHGVYEEQTAADILMQLKRNRGQEAAPYFYVLSRKKELLGYFKLLDLLNVPAIAHPTEFMRKETPKVLLTDPCDKVANMMDHEHLSSIPVVNEKNVIQGVVTFDDVIRSIQDIASEDIFTMVGTAKMDPFARKIGKKIWTRAPWLFTTFLGGLFSAFIMSSYQHSLVEFSTIILFIPFVIGLSGNVAIQGATVIVRGMATGDIQEDNLKRVVRSELAVGCINGLIFGVLCGVVLTASSRTLIQISPLLGLTVGLGIIMAVSLSSLLGSLTPIFFLKAGIDPAISTGPMVIVLNDILGLTIYLATASVFFSLV
- a CDS encoding antibiotic biosynthesis monooxygenase — protein: MVTIGMNYKMIPGKEKVFEDAFTNVLKVMNEMEGHSESFLYKDINDPQSYLIVSDWSSEEAFNGFIQSEKFKNVVNWGKENILAGRPSHTVYKK
- a CDS encoding radical SAM protein, which encodes MKTKTHMILPVFIPHLGCPYRCVFCNQTDITGSHEKADEKKVLDTLNTYLGNKALSELPLNREVAFYGGSFTGLPPQRQESLLDLVAPWIQQGLVSSIRLSTHPLFIDDDRLALLKKYDVKTIELGIQSTDQNVLQHSGRPCTLETIVSAAELIKKNGFRLGLQLMPGLPGDTDQTFQKSVDDTLNLNPDFVRLYPTLVIRHTELFQMYEEGKFVPWSLERTLENLKTAVIKYRQNEISVIRMGLHPDPSMLENYVDGPYHPSLRYLVDCRIGLDEMIEQIKGFDGLTDTVKFKFPSRSTSIYIGHKRENLQKLKEMFHLENIIMQPDNDCDQLQLIA
- the hspQ gene encoding heat shock protein HspQ, encoding MSATKAKFCIGHLIHHKHFDYRGIIVGVDLEFKNTDEWYDKMAKSRPPKDQPWYHVRVHNGANHTYVAERNLEVDQIILN
- the rnc gene encoding ribonuclease III, with translation MEALAKLQKALGYTFKEIKLLNKAITHKSYVNETGESLKHNERFEFLGDSVLDLVVSDYLVRKYSDYREGTLSKIRAAVVNETCLAGLARKLDLGAFLLLGRGEEMSGGRNKASLLANAYEAVAGAIYCDSNLETAASVLLPQIKNEITKFIDNRESRDYKSDLQEYTQNKFFCIPIYKVLRETGPDHEKQFEIIVSAKDENMGKGMGRSKKEAEQAAAKMALDKYHKQ
- the fabF gene encoding beta-ketoacyl-ACP synthase II; the protein is MKKRVVVTGIGIISPLGIGLEKNWAAVTEGKSGVGLITKFDTESFPVKIAGEVKGFDPEDYINHKDVKKMDTFIHYALVCSQEAMADSGFEVTEENSERIGVLVGVGMCGLPAIEKYHDIYKEKGVKKITPFFIPMLISNLASGQISIHFGTKGPNTCIVTACATGTHSIGEAARMIQYGDVDVMIAGGTESVITPLGVGGFSAAKALSTRNEDPQGASRPFERDRDGFVMGEGCGVVILEELEAAKKRGAKIYGEIAGYGLNSDAYHITATDPEGKGAARCMELAIKNGGINKEDIGYVNAHGTSTAADATETTAIKSVFGKDVHKLAVSSTKSMTGHLLGAAGGVEAIFSLMALKHGILPPTINHTTPDPLCDLDYVPNQAREKDIKYALSNSFGFGGTNGVLIFKKWLN
- the acpP gene encoding acyl carrier protein, whose protein sequence is MSVEDKVKEIIVDQLGVDEKQVSLDASFIDDLGADSLDTVELVMALEEEFDIEIPDEEAEKIASVKNAIDYIKNHTN
- the fabG gene encoding 3-oxoacyl-[acyl-carrier-protein] reductase; its protein translation is MELKDRLALITGGAQGIGLTIGEELASQGAHVILGDVNLEGAQKSADEIIKTGGKASAVRLDVSNAHEVQEVFASITKEHKPLDILVNNAGITRDGLMVRMKEADWDLVLSINLKGSFLCSQQAVKQMMKAKQGAIVNIASIVGVMGNFGQANYSASKAGLIGLTKTTARESAARGIRANAVAPGFIDTEMTRVLDEKVKQELINQIPLARLGLPQDVARCVGFLVSDRASYITGQVINVNGGMLM